A window of Candidatus Zymogenaceae bacterium contains these coding sequences:
- a CDS encoding prepilin-type N-terminal cleavage/methylation domain-containing protein — MKSLRQALQRLRSGSGFTLVEILIAVAISLVIMAAIFEVFISQKRRYVSEDVILEMDSSGNLAIEYLSRIIQNSGYNISHGMKIESASDHYFTTVLDENDNGVVEADEVVTISVNTPIRDIGTNEQPTEIVFDPELNAKYGGSEERYFDFYFDMDGDGTVMDSEVFESGYDLSDSPLDTDPDQMDAIKLYLEGPPYALYRYTYVLEDETSAYDASSNPYIVNPDPDVIAEDVDNFVIRYYDEENMPLPVAYDDNGVRIKPKPPYVLTREEMSRVRRVEFELLLRATREDPKWTDAGEYPVGSVATYDASGEPLGYSCSDTGYPPSACTDESLNSYDCFILYCADKEYPSYGEYIPYEDNFRRALFTASVYPKNLILNPYGTLSIEANPPQLQCPDTEVTLTATVRDREGAPIDGAVVNFYSSANVSILDFTSVSNTDGDGNPITDSNGEVTGITLKPWAKAGMEKLPVNVTVSADTSVTVTIGAVDKEFPFYDSLVVPFLMGPPDTLTLSDPSINATACDADDTKPIEIEARDCNDFKVTDAVIDLEFLVAGSPPTTDIDPGKFYITYDEGVTKEYDHDTNSNGKNEAIETDELADRGMYFAWFQPPTVESPATSYPDSVDIVVTAVEFDGRDMYAAEPTGWGLSTTVEASKTVTLEEGRPYRMAVDPTAFNDEEACRGKKVDFDVICYDCGNKRTDKRGTLDYNIMAYIEAPVYGEVTDKDEDPLSGRAAPNTDCMPWGVITSRVFTAFYLVTGCANTDAEEHIKLVAVDPDGNPYADPEVISNLLNSDLPDPDNELVADLTNCPEGLNIILSALEQGANPGDGTGNSTDGFLQNGCDFDVLDVRAKVTLNIPPTINCDDVAYNPVDFTITGGQARFYDGAGYSLTSVTVNTDDEGNAYIGIQLLSAVEDVTIKAHSVYGLNEGEETYTLAVGTDDVLKAYRDYCYTDLLSSSNPIWTGDYVYLEVNDCFRNISGGKDDVYVKAYEWTSGFADEEDLDETLSANNNKRLVETGNDTGRFRGRVPTRGLISGTTSTDNDGMLEVTNGGHFNARYWDKESNEVRLYDSDFVQTIVDICDGGIKFSEPFSYWENQGRFNFIEHLTNDATPLLYTAWAGFGTIGITTSSSPEWPPSTMASSDIPELYQHQILQYCDELYMSGSVPFSYGSYMHDGTKYGTLIMPPSTTPEYVWENTETFAWVDLDESVVGADASEALWQDYVVSFRYKYIAETEDTDYAGTNYVTASDYYLPGIDKGVCFIFRANASEAMLTAMTDNPTMNMMDTGYILVWTEDSSGDPLARLLRVDWVDRDVFPVDVEITQVGSDVTLGGEGFNKYFDSGDYDRIYARIEGNEFYLYIDDFFLDFDGGGGASATDVVYHTGTVGIGVKDIIAKFDNFQVCGCPPMSIAPADPTTVSDDMAAGTPVTLTLTDLLTGIAASGTVSWDVFPSTCGTFSSNPSTGGMVVFTGNGVDFPDYFTASTSNGCVGSFYPTSPTPTSYVDDFEDQDKSRWTNACDSYWSIDSYAGGYSLYRDSSGGRFTYIIDPAAQPSWETSDTLGLAYDNYTAEVDVYLDDASNTESGGSVAYLVTRVNDCSHFYVMGIRNSWNENWCPSVGYGAEIRFSVYNGYWSCSYGAQFDTPHPYFAANTKYHMIMECVNNTINCEVQDEFGAVIHSFSYTDTGNLFPTGPPGVRMYGDGVHFDNFTITPGS; from the coding sequence ATGAAGTCGTTACGGCAGGCGCTACAGAGGCTGCGATCCGGATCGGGGTTCACCCTGGTTGAGATTCTTATAGCAGTAGCCATATCTCTGGTCATTATGGCGGCGATTTTCGAGGTTTTTATCTCCCAGAAGCGGCGGTATGTCAGCGAGGACGTCATCCTGGAGATGGATTCCAGCGGTAATCTCGCCATCGAGTATCTCTCGAGAATAATCCAAAATTCGGGATACAACATCTCCCACGGCATGAAGATAGAATCGGCGTCGGATCACTATTTCACCACGGTGCTGGACGAGAACGACAACGGTGTTGTCGAGGCCGATGAGGTTGTCACCATCTCGGTGAACACCCCGATACGGGATATCGGCACAAATGAGCAACCGACGGAAATCGTGTTTGACCCCGAGCTCAACGCCAAGTACGGAGGCAGCGAGGAGCGTTATTTCGATTTCTATTTCGATATGGACGGTGACGGGACGGTCATGGACTCCGAGGTGTTCGAGTCCGGATATGACCTCTCCGATTCGCCGCTCGATACCGATCCCGACCAGATGGACGCCATCAAGCTCTATCTTGAAGGTCCGCCCTACGCGTTGTATCGATATACGTATGTGCTTGAAGACGAAACCAGCGCCTACGACGCGTCAAGCAACCCGTACATCGTCAATCCCGATCCGGATGTCATCGCCGAGGATGTGGATAACTTCGTCATTCGGTATTATGACGAGGAAAATATGCCGCTTCCGGTCGCATACGATGACAACGGCGTGCGCATCAAACCGAAACCCCCGTATGTTCTGACACGGGAGGAGATGAGCCGGGTCAGGCGTGTGGAATTCGAGCTGCTGCTGAGGGCCACCAGAGAGGATCCGAAATGGACCGACGCGGGCGAATACCCGGTCGGCAGCGTCGCAACCTATGACGCATCCGGGGAGCCTCTTGGATACAGCTGTTCCGATACCGGCTATCCCCCCAGCGCCTGCACCGATGAGAGCCTGAATTCCTACGACTGCTTTATATTGTACTGTGCCGACAAGGAATACCCGTCCTACGGAGAATACATCCCCTACGAGGATAACTTCCGGAGGGCCCTGTTCACGGCCAGCGTGTATCCGAAGAATCTTATCCTCAATCCGTACGGGACGCTGAGCATCGAGGCCAACCCCCCGCAACTTCAGTGCCCCGACACCGAGGTGACCCTGACCGCAACCGTCAGGGATCGCGAGGGCGCGCCGATTGACGGCGCCGTGGTGAATTTCTATTCCTCGGCCAATGTATCCATCCTCGACTTTACATCCGTTTCCAATACCGACGGGGACGGCAACCCGATAACCGATTCAAACGGTGAAGTCACCGGCATCACGCTGAAACCCTGGGCCAAGGCGGGTATGGAGAAGCTCCCGGTAAACGTGACGGTATCGGCGGATACCTCCGTCACCGTCACGATCGGGGCGGTTGACAAGGAGTTTCCGTTCTACGATTCCCTCGTGGTGCCGTTTTTGATGGGCCCGCCGGACACGTTGACCCTCTCGGATCCGAGCATTAACGCGACTGCGTGCGATGCGGATGATACGAAACCTATAGAGATCGAGGCGAGGGACTGCAACGACTTCAAGGTGACCGACGCCGTTATTGATCTGGAATTTCTGGTGGCGGGATCGCCTCCGACGACGGATATAGACCCGGGGAAATTTTATATTACGTATGACGAAGGCGTCACGAAGGAATACGATCACGACACAAACAGCAACGGCAAAAATGAGGCTATTGAAACCGATGAACTTGCCGACAGGGGAATGTACTTCGCCTGGTTCCAGCCGCCGACTGTTGAATCACCGGCCACCAGCTATCCGGACAGTGTGGATATTGTGGTCACCGCCGTGGAATTCGACGGCAGGGACATGTATGCCGCGGAGCCCACGGGATGGGGGCTTTCGACGACCGTCGAGGCTTCCAAAACTGTCACTCTGGAAGAAGGTCGGCCGTACAGGATGGCGGTGGACCCCACTGCCTTTAACGACGAGGAGGCGTGCCGGGGGAAGAAAGTCGATTTCGATGTGATCTGTTATGACTGCGGAAACAAACGGACGGACAAGAGGGGTACCCTTGACTACAACATCATGGCCTACATCGAGGCACCGGTGTACGGCGAAGTGACGGACAAGGATGAAGACCCCCTTTCCGGCCGGGCTGCCCCCAACACCGATTGTATGCCGTGGGGGGTTATAACAAGTCGTGTTTTTACCGCCTTCTACCTGGTCACCGGATGCGCCAATACCGACGCCGAGGAGCATATCAAGCTGGTGGCCGTCGATCCGGACGGTAATCCCTATGCCGATCCGGAGGTGATCTCGAATCTCCTCAATTCGGATCTACCCGATCCCGATAACGAGCTTGTGGCGGACCTCACCAATTGCCCCGAGGGGCTGAACATAATCCTGAGTGCGCTGGAGCAGGGCGCCAACCCGGGCGACGGCACCGGCAACTCAACCGACGGTTTTCTCCAGAACGGGTGCGACTTTGATGTCCTCGACGTGAGGGCGAAGGTCACCCTGAACATCCCCCCCACCATCAACTGCGATGATGTTGCCTATAACCCGGTCGATTTCACCATCACCGGCGGGCAGGCGCGTTTTTACGACGGCGCGGGCTACAGCCTCACCTCGGTTACGGTGAATACGGATGACGAGGGGAATGCCTATATTGGCATCCAGCTGTTGAGCGCGGTGGAGGATGTGACGATAAAGGCGCACAGCGTATACGGATTGAACGAAGGTGAAGAGACGTACACCCTGGCTGTGGGCACCGATGATGTTCTGAAGGCGTATCGAGACTACTGTTATACGGATCTCCTCTCCTCTTCGAATCCGATCTGGACCGGCGACTACGTGTACCTGGAGGTGAACGACTGTTTCAGAAACATTTCCGGCGGCAAAGATGATGTCTACGTCAAGGCGTATGAATGGACATCCGGATTTGCCGACGAGGAGGATCTGGACGAAACCCTCAGCGCCAACAACAACAAGCGTCTGGTGGAGACCGGGAACGACACCGGAAGATTCCGGGGCCGGGTGCCCACCCGTGGCCTGATCAGCGGCACCACCAGCACCGATAACGACGGGATGCTGGAGGTGACCAACGGGGGACATTTCAATGCCCGCTACTGGGACAAAGAGTCGAACGAGGTACGCCTGTATGACAGCGACTTTGTCCAAACAATCGTCGACATATGCGACGGGGGGATCAAGTTCTCAGAGCCCTTCAGCTATTGGGAGAACCAGGGGAGGTTTAATTTTATTGAGCATTTGACCAACGACGCCACCCCGCTGCTGTACACCGCCTGGGCGGGTTTCGGCACCATCGGCATTACCACCAGCTCATCCCCCGAGTGGCCGCCGTCCACGATGGCGTCGTCGGATATCCCGGAACTCTACCAACATCAGATACTCCAGTACTGCGATGAATTGTACATGAGCGGTTCCGTCCCCTTCTCGTATGGGTCGTATATGCATGATGGCACGAAGTACGGCACCCTCATCATGCCGCCCTCAACCACCCCGGAATATGTATGGGAAAACACCGAGACCTTCGCCTGGGTGGACCTGGATGAGTCGGTGGTGGGCGCGGACGCCTCGGAGGCGCTGTGGCAAGACTACGTGGTGAGCTTCCGGTATAAATACATCGCCGAAACCGAAGACACGGACTACGCCGGCACGAACTACGTGACCGCTTCGGATTATTATCTGCCGGGTATCGACAAGGGGGTGTGCTTTATCTTCAGGGCCAACGCGTCCGAGGCGATGCTCACCGCCATGACGGATAACCCCACGATGAATATGATGGACACCGGGTATATCCTGGTGTGGACGGAGGATTCATCGGGCGATCCCCTGGCGCGGCTCCTGCGGGTCGACTGGGTCGATCGGGATGTGTTCCCGGTCGATGTTGAGATCACCCAGGTCGGGAGCGACGTGACCCTGGGCGGCGAGGGGTTCAACAAGTACTTCGACAGCGGCGATTACGACCGCATCTATGCCAGGATCGAGGGCAATGAGTTCTATCTTTACATCGATGATTTCTTCCTCGATTTTGACGGCGGCGGCGGCGCCTCCGCCACCGACGTGGTGTACCACACCGGCACCGTCGGCATCGGCGTGAAGGATATCATCGCCAAGTTCGACAATTTCCAGGTCTGCGGGTGCCCGCCCATGAGTATCGCCCCCGCCGATCCCACCACCGTTTCGGATGATATGGCCGCCGGGACGCCGGTCACCCTGACGCTGACGGATTTGCTTACCGGCATCGCTGCGAGCGGGACGGTTTCCTGGGATGTCTTCCCCTCCACCTGCGGCACCTTCAGCAGCAACCCCTCCACCGGCGGAATGGTGGTGTTCACCGGCAACGGCGTTGATTTCCCGGATTATTTCACCGCCTCCACGTCCAACGGCTGCGTCGGCTCGTTCTACCCGACTTCGCCCACGCCCACGAGCTACGTGGACGACTTCGAAGATCAGGATAAGAGCAGATGGACCAACGCCTGTGATTCCTACTGGAGTATTGATAGTTACGCCGGGGGCTACTCACTTTATAGAGATTCCAGCGGGGGCAGATTTACCTACATTATAGATCCCGCGGCGCAGCCCTCCTGGGAGACGTCCGATACGCTGGGGCTCGCCTACGACAACTACACAGCGGAAGTCGATGTGTATCTCGATGATGCCTCCAACACGGAAAGCGGTGGAAGCGTCGCCTATCTTGTCACCAGGGTGAATGACTGCAGCCACTTCTATGTCATGGGGATACGAAATTCGTGGAATGAGAATTGGTGTCCGTCTGTGGGCTACGGTGCTGAAATACGATTTTCCGTATATAATGGGTACTGGAGTTGCAGTTACGGGGCGCAGTTTGATACACCCCATCCCTATTTTGCGGCGAACACGAAATATCATATGATCATGGAATGCGTCAACAATACCATCAACTGCGAGGTACAGGATGAGTTTGGCGCTGTGATTCACAGCTTTTCGTATACGGACACGGGCAATCTGTTTCCCACCGGCCCTCCCGGTGTGCGTATGTATGGTGACGGAGTGCATTTCGATAACTTCACCATCACGCCGGGATCATAG
- a CDS encoding pilus assembly PilX N-terminal domain-containing protein → MGIQKKHDRARNAGAQSAHTGKERKNTVSRQDRGYILMLCLIIMMTLTVIAVAYVINVSLETNIVTNYKTSRNTLNAAEAGLEVAMMITHEEITSQLDPYSGTPRNTYDDGSTVSYGYPFQTLFDDLDGHTVKYRVIPENPDPQKNRFIYRTYDSCQEMIHYAYPYVLEVVAEAHSSRGGTEYLKRQIRVLETPLVQYFVFFDDDLPWHCGPEMNSWGRVHSNGNIWFSPDPGYIYLKNFADDTGARTKHFLTASGVIYQDRVLGPAGIESRSGKTFVRVNDIEEIGTTNEDKCAWDGSNNCDYVEIDVDITSSNAEAQMNRFTDENDCTYLKVGAPKSPTIKFNALFREGFYEAKSRAPDRSEYFGITIVLEGNVSSGNWPPTTAAHNEVRDLHIYAATKDFAWDASSYPNGVKIEDVTTQVYEAGDDILSNEGEIVFCPETHGAGSGEFPDSDIDANYPVYLERNDQRQEMNGVALTVVNLEALEIWFFETYLDEQYDNYPGDNQTIDELLIDPLTGNPRKLVIYCSRTPTVAETSGVAGWDGVYTVDGGPPYPYYDDPGNQVLQAIKLWKTEELICATTFATDNPVYVLGAGSDSTTGFNTVNTKGCAVVADLVNLLSNGYASKLSGYTKGRPPAYDNLNGNVATDTKYCGAFFSGRDDLARFAIRGGPYDDETEGLHNFLALNEDWGGWQVGYVKRQLNIRGCLINLWFNRQALGLFECCDYDWDDSYTPPNRNFGWDPGYEDPNYWPPYCPSAYGVERVGWLEGDSYEEEFIWSPN, encoded by the coding sequence ATGGGAATCCAAAAAAAGCACGACCGCGCCCGGAACGCCGGAGCACAATCGGCGCATACAGGGAAAGAGAGGAAAAACACCGTGAGCCGACAGGACCGGGGATATATCCTGATGCTCTGTCTGATTATCATGATGACGCTCACCGTCATCGCGGTCGCATATGTCATCAATGTGAGCCTTGAGACGAACATCGTCACCAATTACAAGACCAGCCGCAACACCCTGAACGCCGCCGAGGCGGGGCTTGAGGTGGCCATGATGATCACCCATGAGGAGATCACCAGCCAGCTCGATCCCTATTCCGGCACACCCCGGAACACCTACGACGACGGAAGCACGGTCAGTTACGGATATCCGTTCCAGACGCTGTTCGACGACCTGGACGGACATACGGTCAAGTATCGGGTCATCCCGGAAAACCCGGACCCCCAGAAAAACCGCTTCATCTACCGGACATACGACTCCTGTCAGGAGATGATTCACTACGCCTATCCGTATGTTCTCGAGGTGGTGGCCGAGGCCCACTCCTCCCGGGGGGGGACGGAATACCTCAAGCGGCAGATTCGGGTTTTGGAAACGCCCCTGGTCCAGTATTTCGTCTTTTTCGACGACGACCTTCCCTGGCACTGCGGGCCTGAAATGAACTCCTGGGGCCGGGTGCACAGCAACGGGAATATCTGGTTCTCTCCGGATCCCGGTTACATCTATCTCAAAAATTTCGCCGACGACACCGGCGCCCGCACAAAGCACTTCCTGACCGCGTCGGGGGTCATCTATCAGGACAGGGTCCTGGGCCCCGCTGGGATAGAGTCACGAAGCGGTAAAACATTCGTCCGGGTTAACGACATCGAGGAAATAGGCACGACCAACGAGGACAAGTGTGCGTGGGACGGGTCCAACAACTGTGATTACGTGGAGATCGATGTGGATATCACCTCTTCCAACGCGGAAGCGCAGATGAACCGTTTCACCGACGAAAACGATTGCACCTACCTGAAGGTCGGCGCCCCCAAGTCCCCCACCATCAAGTTCAACGCCCTGTTTCGGGAGGGCTTTTACGAGGCCAAGTCCAGGGCTCCGGACCGATCGGAGTACTTCGGCATCACCATCGTACTGGAGGGGAATGTGAGCAGCGGGAACTGGCCTCCGACGACCGCGGCGCACAATGAGGTCCGGGATCTGCACATCTACGCCGCCACCAAGGACTTCGCGTGGGATGCGAGCTCCTACCCCAACGGCGTGAAGATCGAGGACGTGACGACCCAGGTGTATGAGGCCGGGGATGATATCCTCTCAAATGAGGGGGAGATCGTCTTCTGTCCCGAGACACACGGCGCCGGTTCAGGCGAGTTCCCGGATTCTGACATCGACGCTAATTACCCGGTGTACCTGGAGAGAAACGACCAGCGCCAGGAAATGAACGGCGTGGCGCTGACGGTGGTGAACCTGGAGGCGTTGGAGATCTGGTTCTTTGAGACGTACCTGGATGAGCAGTATGACAATTACCCGGGAGACAACCAGACGATAGACGAACTCCTCATCGATCCCCTCACCGGGAATCCGCGAAAGCTCGTCATTTACTGCTCCCGCACCCCCACCGTGGCCGAGACCTCGGGTGTGGCCGGCTGGGACGGCGTCTATACCGTTGATGGCGGCCCGCCCTATCCCTATTACGACGACCCGGGCAACCAGGTGCTCCAGGCCATCAAGCTGTGGAAAACCGAGGAGTTGATCTGCGCCACGACCTTCGCTACGGACAATCCGGTCTACGTTTTGGGTGCGGGCAGCGATTCCACCACCGGATTCAATACCGTCAACACCAAGGGGTGTGCCGTGGTTGCGGACCTGGTCAACCTGTTGTCTAACGGCTACGCGTCTAAGCTCAGCGGTTATACGAAAGGAAGACCTCCGGCGTACGACAACCTTAATGGAAATGTAGCTACCGACACAAAATACTGCGGAGCCTTCTTCTCCGGCAGGGACGACCTGGCAAGATTCGCCATACGGGGCGGACCCTACGACGACGAGACCGAGGGCCTGCACAACTTCCTGGCGTTGAATGAAGACTGGGGTGGATGGCAGGTAGGGTATGTGAAAAGGCAATTGAATATAAGAGGATGTCTCATCAACCTCTGGTTCAACCGGCAGGCCCTGGGCCTGTTCGAGTGCTGCGATTATGATTGGGATGACTCGTACACTCCTCCCAACAGAAACTTCGGCTGGGATCCGGGCTATGAGGATCCGAATTACTGGCCGCCCTATTGTCCCTCGGCCTACGGCGTGGAGCGGGTCGGCTGGCTGGAGGGGGACAGCTACGAAGAAGAATTTATCTGGAGTCCCAATTAA
- a CDS encoding type II secretion system protein, which produces MEQLRHGLTRALSCCFGLRKHRRRLSNGGFSLIETMISLSIFTVGIMAVGAMLVYSTRTRVFNSQLNKATSLAHSHIEDIRKVAIREVDVRYSSVLNFNYILSRDPNYGTIQDFLKPGLLSGSAGYTAAVADLDAKVAGGLITADDREVYIDEIMVLYDDGDMDNHGDETANDGIWSSLVYINIDTEEIKTPVRFTAMTTAEKQKWSWILKRRTILEPVAVNEVAPGDTRRTISHATLNTADVTDTSGADLVQLTVECTWDDMTGTERTISFDTIIARSSM; this is translated from the coding sequence ATGGAACAGCTACGACACGGTCTCACGAGAGCGCTGTCTTGTTGTTTCGGTCTGAGGAAACATCGAAGACGTCTCTCCAACGGCGGTTTTTCCCTGATTGAGACAATGATCTCCCTGTCCATCTTTACCGTCGGCATCATGGCTGTGGGTGCAATGCTTGTCTATTCCACCCGCACCCGGGTCTTCAACAGCCAGCTCAACAAGGCGACATCCCTCGCCCACAGTCACATCGAGGATATTCGAAAGGTCGCCATACGCGAGGTTGACGTGCGCTACAGCTCTGTGCTCAATTTCAATTACATCCTCTCCCGTGATCCAAACTACGGCACCATTCAGGATTTTCTGAAGCCCGGCCTTCTCTCGGGCTCGGCGGGCTATACCGCCGCCGTGGCGGACCTGGATGCGAAGGTGGCCGGCGGTTTGATCACCGCCGACGATCGGGAGGTGTACATTGATGAGATCATGGTGCTTTACGACGACGGAGACATGGACAACCACGGCGATGAGACGGCCAATGACGGGATCTGGTCCTCTTTGGTATACATCAACATAGATACCGAGGAGATAAAGACCCCGGTGAGGTTCACCGCCATGACTACTGCGGAAAAACAGAAATGGAGCTGGATTTTGAAGCGGCGAACGATACTGGAGCCCGTCGCCGTTAACGAGGTGGCGCCGGGGGATACCCGCAGAACCATCTCTCACGCCACCCTGAATACCGCCGACGTCACCGATACCAGCGGCGCCGACCTGGTACAGTTGACCGTGGAGTGTACCTGGGACGACATGACCGGAACGGAACGGACCATATCGTTTGACACCATTATCGCCAGAAGCTCCATGTGA
- a CDS encoding prepilin-type N-terminal cleavage/methylation domain-containing protein, with the protein MIYRQGCSKDTICMAASGHCVSKKELTREKSLFSSHLKARQSGFTLMEMMVVVAVIAILTSIAVVSFRSSINGIKAHNSARTIALTMNQARIKAVSENNYYVVGFRKPGDTGFAGNTIDAYIIEILDDDDNSTSYTAGEAVTVEELRPGIVYSFPVSYDFKCTGASITGINDGINFPSNEVTFYPRGNSSTDGEVYLIPGDNVSEGLNSNRRCIYLMNITGKSVVYKFDQALADGGSCPWVKE; encoded by the coding sequence ATGATTTATCGCCAGGGATGTTCGAAAGATACAATCTGTATGGCGGCCTCGGGACACTGCGTATCGAAAAAAGAACTCACGAGAGAGAAATCGCTTTTTTCGTCACATCTCAAGGCGCGACAGAGCGGTTTTACCCTCATGGAAATGATGGTGGTGGTGGCCGTCATCGCCATTCTCACGTCAATCGCCGTTGTTTCTTTTCGGTCGAGTATCAACGGTATCAAGGCACACAATTCAGCCAGGACCATCGCCCTGACGATGAACCAGGCCCGTATCAAGGCGGTCTCGGAAAATAATTATTATGTGGTGGGATTCAGAAAACCGGGTGATACTGGTTTTGCGGGCAACACCATTGATGCATACATCATCGAGATCCTCGACGACGATGATAACAGCACCTCATACACCGCCGGTGAAGCAGTGACCGTGGAGGAGTTGAGGCCCGGCATCGTGTACAGCTTCCCCGTTAGCTATGATTTCAAATGCACCGGAGCGTCGATTACCGGGATCAACGACGGTATCAACTTCCCGAGCAACGAAGTGACGTTTTACCCCCGGGGCAACTCATCGACGGACGGAGAGGTGTATCTCATTCCGGGAGATAATGTTTCCGAAGGTCTCAATAGCAACAGGCGCTGCATATATCTGATGAATATTACCGGCAAATCGGTAGTGTATAAGTTTGACCAGGCTCTGGCCGACGGCGGGAGTTGCCCCTGGGTCAAGGAATGA